A section of the Primulina eburnea isolate SZY01 chromosome 1, ASM2296580v1, whole genome shotgun sequence genome encodes:
- the LOC140829106 gene encoding uncharacterized protein: protein MANRTDPLAKSIRGTNPQNLVEKILRSKIYQNTYWKEQCFGLTAETLVDKAMELDHLGGTHGGNRKPTPFICLVMKMLQIQPDKEIVVEFIKNPEYKYVRVLGAFYLRLTGTDVDVYHYLEPLYNDYRKLRLKLNDGKFTLTHVDEFIDELLTRDYSCDIALPRIKKRLTLEAIGTLEPRRSALEDDFEEDEEKDEDDQLANGIDSGDHDKDYYSARSPTRDRDRDRKRDSHRYRDRDYARDRDYDREYDRDYGRGRDRDRERDRDRERGRDRHRLRDEDDYGRERDRERDREGRERERRDRERGRRSYSRSRSRSRDRKDRDGDDRRKKHRSSSPKRRVEGPDDARDEPKKKKEKKAKKDDGTDHPDPEIAEQNRLRASLGLKPLKL from the exons ATGGCGAATCGAACAGATCCTCTCGCCAAGAGCATACGAGGTACGAACCCTCAAAACTTGGTAGAGAAGATTTTGCGTTCCAAGATTTATCAAAACACCTACTGGAAGGAGCAATGCTTCGGCCTCACGGCGGAGACGCTGGTCGACAAGGCCATGGAGCTCGACCACCTCGGCGGTACGCACGGAGGGAACCGGAAGCCCACCCCTTTCATCTGCCTTGTCATGAAGATGCTCCAGATTCAGCCCGACAAGGAAATCGTCGTTGAATTTATCAAAAACCCCGAATACAA ATATGTTCGTGTGCTAGGTGCCTTTTATTTGCGGCTCACAGGGACAGATGTTGACGTGTATCATTACCTCGAACCATTGTACAATGATTACAGAAAACTGAGGCTTAAGCTTAATGATGGAA AATTCACGTTGACACATGTTGATGAGTTTATTGATGAACTCCTGACAAGAGATTACTCTTGCGATATTGCATTGCCACGGATCAAGAAAAG ACTGACACTTGAAGCAATTGGTACTCTCGAACCTCGAAGAAGTGCTCTTGAAGATGATTTTGAGGAGGATGAAGAAAAGGATGAAGACGACCAGCTTGCAAATGGAATAGATTCTGGGGATCATGACAAG GATTACTATAGCGCACGAAGTCCAACTAGGGACAGAGATCGAGATAGGAAACGAGATAGCCATAGATACAG GGATAGAGATTATGCCAGAGATCGGGATTATGACAGAGAGTATGATAGAGACTATGGTAGGGGACGCGATAGAGATAGAGAAAGAGACAGGGATAGAGAAAGAGGTAGGGACCGACATCGCTTAAGAGACGAAGATGATTATGGTCGTGAGAGAGACAGGGAAAGGGATAGGGAAGGCAGGGAGAGGGAGAGGCGAGACAGGGAGCGTGGGAGAAGAAGCTATTCAAGGAGCCGAAGTAGAAGCAGAGATCGCAAGGATCGTGATGGCGATGATCGTCGCAAGAAGCATCGAAGTTCCAGTCCAAAAAGGCGAGTAGAGGGGCCTGATGATGCTCGGGATGAAccaaaaaagaagaaagaaaagaagGCAAAGAAGGATGATGGAACAGACCACCCTGATCCTGAGATTGCAGAACAAAACAGGCTTAGAGCATCCCTGGGACTGAAGCCTCTCAAGCTgtga
- the LOC140829111 gene encoding uncharacterized protein, translated as MAIPVKMKKPKMANSKNKDPHLISISINPCRIRVKFPKILAKSKHKGSQSSENYKNRENGQKIRKELPKGIGTIISSACGSRNAKEMSVYTSDDEEESTEEKETVIFEEDELALTNIDKQGRRENDDENHKKQIREVSDQSLLKSSSFTRIFRKSNGFHLKKWKKVRADNDMINGTKQAGIKASYARIRNLEIGGKRTMIQGEKPKDEEEEDERQMELCKKRILMGEKCRPLNVSGALHYDEAGILLPEDVIPNEKTWDC; from the coding sequence ATGGCGATTCCTGTGAAGATGAAGAAACCCAAAATGGCAAATTCTAAAAATAAAGATCCTCACCTCATCAGCATTAGTATAAATCCATGCAGAATAAGAGTCAAGTTTCCCAAAATTCTAGCCAAATCCAAGCACAAAGGAAGCCAAAGCAGTGAAAATTAcaagaatagggaaaatgggcAGAAAATTCGAAAAGAATTACCAAAGGGGATTGGCACAATCATCTCCAGCGCTTGTGGCAGCAGAAATGCTAAAGAAATGTCGGTGTACACaagtgatgatgaagaagaatcTACAGAAGAAAAAGAGACGGTGATTTTCGAAGAGGATGAGCTAGCATTGACAAACATTGATAAACAGGGGAGACGTGAGAATGATGATGAGAACCACAAGAAACAGATTCGTGAGGTCAGCGACCAGTCTCTACTTAAGTCCTCGAGCTTCACTAGGATCTTCAGAAAGAGCAACGGTTTCCATTTGAAGAAATGGAAAAAAGTTAGAGCGGACAATGATATGATAAATGGTACCAAACAAGCTGGTATTAAGGCCAGTTATGCACGGATTAGAAACCTCGAGATCGGGGGAAAAAGAACCATGATCCAAGGAGAAAAGCCGAAGGATGAAGAAGAGGAAGATGAAAGACAAATGGAGCTATGCAAGAAAAGAATACTGATGGGAGAAAAGTGCAGGCCATTAAATGTATCAGGTGCACTTCATTACGATGAAGCTGGAATTCTATTACCAGAAGATGTTATTCCAAATGAAAAAACATGGGACTGCTAG